In Pochonia chlamydosporia 170 chromosome 3, whole genome shotgun sequence, the following are encoded in one genomic region:
- a CDS encoding cytochrome P450 (similar to Cordyceps militaris CM01 XP_006668800.1) yields the protein MAPQQTQAGPYIVLHDYLSDVTWGHTLLVAFGIWLGYAIVIAFQRLWLSPISHIPGPKLAALTQYYEFYYDIILGGQYTFKIMEMHKKYGSVVRISPWEVHVGEHDFHSELFGGPTRPRQKWAFWVKQFGAPYSALATIDHDHHKLRRSVLNPFFSAQSVRSLQPVIEERVDRLLKALSKYAATQHERPIDIMYPFSAFTNDVINEYAFARSDHLIEQSDFGREVTDNLLMGTHMGPLIKHANWALTLVNGLPEFFSARCVPGWSGFLKMKNDILNQIRTIQSTQDTKEWQLDVSHPTIFHELLSSKHLPEGEKTPTRLAQEGQILVQGGTLTTSWALSLATFHLLHRPSTLRALRDELLANIPDADEVTPLAKLESLPYLRAVVKETLRHSIGTSGRLSRIALDEAFVVHDHENGKKWHIPKGTVVSMSPYKTVMDEKLFPDPLVFHPERWLNSGERLDRYLTIFGGGTRSCLGLALAQAELYLTLAKLFRRWGSGGIFKGDATGDIRPGDVGALKIFETTPRDCQMASDYFIPIPYKGSKGIRFVLNLPSAG from the exons atggctccCCAACAGACACAGGCCGGGCCATATATTGTCTTGCATGACTACCTGTCGGACGTCACTTGGGGACATACACTGCTCGTTGCATTTGGAATTTGGCTTGGATATGCTATCGTAATCGCGTTTCAGAGACTATGGCTAAGTCCTATATCTCATATACCAGGACCAAAACTTGCAGCACTAACACAGTACTATGAATTCTATTACGACATTATCTTGGGTGGGCAATACACCTTTAAAATCATGGAAATGCACAAAAAGTATGGTTCCGTTGTTCGTATCAGCCCTTGGGAAGTGCATGTCGGCGAGCACGACTTCCACTCCGAGTTGTTTGGCGGCCCAACACGACCCAGACAGAAGTGGGCGTTCTGGGTAAAGCAA TTTGGGGCTCCTT ACAGTGCCCTCGCAACTATCGATCATGATCACCACAAATTGCGCCGATCGGTCCTCAACCCATTCTTCTCTGCTCAGAGTGTTCGTAGTCTACAACCAGTCATTGAAGAGCGAGTTGACAGGCTCCTCAAAGCCCTCTCCAAATACGCGGCTACTCAACACGAGAGGCCCATCGATATCATGTACCCTTTCTCGGCCTTTACAAATG ACGTCATAAACGAATATGCTTTCGCTCGCAGCGATCACTTGA tTGAGCAGTCAGATTTTGGACGCGAGGTGACAGACAACTTACTAATGGGGACACACATGGGACCACTCATAAAGCATGCCAACTGGGCTCTGACGCTTGTCAATGGTCTACCCGAATTCTTTTCGGCTCGATGCGTTCCAG GCTGGTCGGGGTTTCTGAAAATGAAAAATGATATTCTCAATCAAATAAGGACGATCCAGTCAACACAGGATACTAAGGAATGGCAGCTTGACGTCAGCCACCCTACCATTTTCCATGAATTACTTTCCTCGAAGCATCTTCCGGAAGGCGAGAAGACGCCTACCAGATTGGCCCAAGAGGGCCAGATATTGGTCCAAGGAGGCACACTCACCACGTCGTGGGCCCTTTCATTGGCAACCTTCCACTTGCTTCATCGACCGTCGACACTTAGGGCACTTCGCGACGAACTGTTGGCCAATATTCCCGATGCCGATGAAGTTACACCACTAGCGAAACTCGAAAGCCTGCCCTACTTGCGAGCCGTTGTCAAAGAAACTTTGCGACACAGTATTGGCACGAGCGGGAGACTATCTCGAATTGCTTTAGATGAGGCGTTTGTCGTCCATGACCACGAAAACGGGAAAAAATGGCACATTCCCAAGGGGACAGTGGTCAGCATGAGCCCATACAAGACCGTAATGGACGAGAAACTATTTCCCGACCCTCTGGTATTTCACCCCGAGCGCTGGCTCAACAGTGGTGAGCGACTCGACAGGTACCTGACCATTTTCGGAGGCGGAACGCGCAGTTGTTTGGGGCTGGCCCTCGCCCAGGCCGAGTTGTATCTCACTCTTGCCAAACTTTTCCGTCGATGGGGAAGCGGTGGCATTTTCAAAGGGGATGCCACGGGCGATATCCGCCCTGGAGATGTTGGGGCTCTTAAAATTTTCGAAACAACTCCTCGAGATTGTCAAATGGCATCAGACTACTTTATTCCCATTCCATACAAG GGCTCGAAAGGCATTCGTTTTGTTCTAAATTTACCCTCGGCTGGTTGA